A DNA window from Suncus etruscus isolate mSunEtr1 chromosome 8, mSunEtr1.pri.cur, whole genome shotgun sequence contains the following coding sequences:
- the LOC126015782 gene encoding olfactory receptor 8D1-like, producing MAIENQSLVSKFILEGLTDQPELQLPLFILFILIYMISMTGNLGLVFLIRFSSQLHTPMYFFLSNLSFIDLCYSSVIIPKMLVNFVSEKNFTAFPECMTQLFFFAFFGIDDSYMLTAMAYDRYVAICNPLLYNVTMSHRVCSLLVTGVYVMGAFGALVHTSYISSRSFCETNVIHHYFCDILPLLNISCSRDYTKELLVMLVVSFNVFACALAIFISYAFILSNILRIRSAEGRSKAFSTCSSHLAAVGVFYGSIIFMYFKPATGDATQEKVASVFYTTVIPMLNPIIYSLRNKDVKESLKKILHGGILSRSL from the coding sequence ATGGCTATAGAAAATCAGTCTTTGGTGAGTAAGTTTATCCTGGAAGGGTTAACAGACCAACCAGAACTCCAACTCCCTCTCTTCATCCTCTTCATATTGATCTACATGATCTCCATGACAGGAAACTTGGGTTTAGTGTTTCTAATCAGATTTAGTTCTCAGCTTCACACAcccatgtatttttttctcagtaaTTTATCCTTCATAGATCTCTGCTACTCCTCAGTCATAATTCCCAAGATGCTGGTAAACTTTGTGTCAGAGAAGAATTTTACTGCCTTTCCTGAGTGCATGACCCAACTCTTCTTCTTCGCCTTCTTTGGTATCGATGACTCCTACATGCTGACAGCCATGGCGTATGATCGTTATGTTGCCATCTGTAACCCTTTGCTTTACAATGTCACCATGTCCCACAGGGTCTGTTCCCTATTAGTCACTGGGGTGTATGTAATGGGGGCTTTTGGCGCCTTGGTCCATACTAGCTACATATCTAGTCGCTCCTTCTGTGAAACTAATGTTATCCACCATTATTTCTGTGACATTCTGCCTCTTCTAAATATATCTTGCTCAAGAGACTACACCAAGGAACTTCTGGTAATGCTTGTGGTCTCGTTCAATGTGTTTGCATGTGCTTTAGCCATCTTCATCTCTTATGCCTTCATTCTTTCCAACATTTTGCGTATCCGTTCTGCGGAAGGCAGGTCGAAAGCTTTCAGTACCTGTAGCTCCCATCTTGCAGCCGTTGGGGTCTTCTATGGCTCCATCATCTTCATGTACTTTAAACCTGCTACTGGAGATGCAACACAGGAGAAGGTGGCATCTGTGTTTTATACGACAGTGATTCCCATGCTGAATCCCATCATCTACAGTCTTAGGAACAAAGATGTCAAAGAATCCCTGAAAAAGATTCTTCATGGTGGAATACTTTCCAGGTCTTTATAG